The Triticum aestivum cultivar Chinese Spring chromosome 3A, IWGSC CS RefSeq v2.1, whole genome shotgun sequence genome includes a region encoding these proteins:
- the LOC123061544 gene encoding probable phosphatase PSR2 isoform X2, with the protein MNKMLSTDCLGTQEFHTFHKTTEILEDSQSQEIAFHEAALGSTLVGHQNVHSIAAVSAGDIGMAEVSLLHGESDTSATGLLPVSFLSCGPRSMVPVSVPSSSGLETILTPNPMYSDIQLKDVNYNATAMEESTEFLQLILSGNDEGYNTSSELQVWDVLDFYFSESFSDVQFDSIMGFTSDVSTSSHDYMNIADLVERPVALLSLNETEEPNNAANKALVDHSRMDPDDTSLYLQMKPPDSEIESTSASQDVIGIEYVDSIPRGLPSNEKLHSRGLPDLMDVDSSNRLRKSPVRTKHVTLVLDLDETLVHSTLDHCDISDFSIQVFFNMKDHTVHVTQRPYLKMFLEKVAQMFELVIFTASQRIYAEQIIDRLDPDGKLISQRIYRESCIFSDGSYTKDLTILGVHLAKVAIIDNTPQVFQLQVDNGIPIKSWFDDPADQELVELLPFLETLVDAEDVRPLISKTFHGKVQQD; encoded by the exons ATGAATAAAATGTTAAGCACCGACTGTTTAGGGACGCAGGAGTTTCATACATTCCACAAGACTACTGAAATACTGGAAGACTCGCAATCTCAAGAGATTGCATTCCACGAAGCAGCGCTGGGGTCAACGCTAGTAGGCCATCAAAATG TCCACTCTATTGCCGCAGTATCAGCAGGAGACATTGGAATGGCTGAAGTCAGCTTGTTGCATGGTGAATCTGACACATCAGCTACCGGTTTACTGCCAGTGTCATTCTTGTCATGTGGTCCTCGATCTATG GTTCCAGTATCAGTTCCGTCATCATCTGGCCTTGAAACCATCCTAACACCTAATCCAATGTACAGTGATATTCAGTTGAAAGATGTGAACTACAATGCTACAG CAATGGAGGAAAGCACCGAGTTCCTTCAGCTGATTCTTAGTGGCAATGATGAAGGCTACAATACTTCAAGCGAACTACAAGTTTGGGATGTTCTGGACTTCTACTTCTCAGAAAGTTTTTCTGATGTACAATTTGATAGTATAATGGGTTTTACAAGTGATGTCAGTACTTCCTCTCATGATTATATGAATATTGCTGACTTGGTAGAGCGGCCTGTGGCACTCCTGTCTCTCAATGAGACAGAGGAACCAAATAATGCAGCCAATAAGGCTCTGGTCGACCACAGTAGAATGGACCCAGATGACACATCCTTGTACCTTCAAATGAAACCACCAGATTCAGAAATCGAAAGTACTTCTGCCTCTCAGGATGTGATAGGAATTGAGTATGTCGATTCAATTCCTAGAGGTCTACCTTCAAATGAAAAGCTTCATTCTAGAGGTCTGCCTGATTTAATGGATGTTGACTCATCCAATCGTCTACGAAAATCACCAGTGAGAACGAAGCATGTCACTCTTGTACTTGATTTGGATG AGACTCTTGTCCATTCAACATTGGATCACTGTGACATATCTGATTTCAGCATTCAAGTTTTCTTCAATATGAAAGACCATACAGTTCATGTGACACAAAGGCCCTACCTGAAGATGTTCCTTGAGAAGGTAGCTCAGATGTTTGAGCTTGTCATTTTCACAGCAAGTCAGAGAATCTATGCTGAGCAGATAATAGATAGGCTTGACCCTGATGGGAAATTGATCTCGCAACGAATTTATCGTGAGTCGTGTATATTCTCTGATGGCAGCTATACAAAAGACCTGACAATTCTAGGAGTCCACTTGGCAAAAGTTGCTATAATTGACAATACGCCACAG GTTTTCCAGTTGCAAGTCGATAATGGCATCCCGATAAAGAGCTGGTTTGACGACCCCGCGGACCAGGAACTGGTTGAGTTACTCCCGTTCCTCGAGACCCTTGTTGATGCCGAGGACGTAAGGCCACTAATCTCAAAGACTTTTCATGGCAAAGTCCAGCAGGATTAG
- the LOC123061544 gene encoding probable phosphatase PSR2 isoform X3 has translation MAEVSLLHGESDTSATGLLPVSFLSCGPRSMAHIWHCGPVEKVCRSRTPASCKDYQQITTTVPVSVPSSSGLETILTPNPMYSDIQLKDVNYNATAMEESTEFLQLILSGNDEGYNTSSELQVWDVLDFYFSESFSDVQFDSIMGFTSDVSTSSHDYMNIADLVERPVALLSLNETEEPNNAANKALVDHSRMDPDDTSLYLQMKPPDSEIESTSASQDVIGIEYVDSIPRGLPSNEKLHSRGLPDLMDVDSSNRLRKSPVRTKHVTLVLDLDETLVHSTLDHCDISDFSIQVFFNMKDHTVHVTQRPYLKMFLEKVAQMFELVIFTASQRIYAEQIIDRLDPDGKLISQRIYRESCIFSDGSYTKDLTILGVHLAKVAIIDNTPQVFQLQVDNGIPIKSWFDDPADQELVELLPFLETLVDAEDVRPLISKTFHGKVQQD, from the exons ATGGCTGAAGTCAGCTTGTTGCATGGTGAATCTGACACATCAGCTACCGGTTTACTGCCAGTGTCATTCTTGTCATGTGGTCCTCGATCTATG GCTCATATCTGGCATTGTGGTCCTGTTGAAAAAGTATGTCGATCTAGGACCCCTGCCAGTTGTAAGGATTATCAGCAAATTACCACAACG GTTCCAGTATCAGTTCCGTCATCATCTGGCCTTGAAACCATCCTAACACCTAATCCAATGTACAGTGATATTCAGTTGAAAGATGTGAACTACAATGCTACAG CAATGGAGGAAAGCACCGAGTTCCTTCAGCTGATTCTTAGTGGCAATGATGAAGGCTACAATACTTCAAGCGAACTACAAGTTTGGGATGTTCTGGACTTCTACTTCTCAGAAAGTTTTTCTGATGTACAATTTGATAGTATAATGGGTTTTACAAGTGATGTCAGTACTTCCTCTCATGATTATATGAATATTGCTGACTTGGTAGAGCGGCCTGTGGCACTCCTGTCTCTCAATGAGACAGAGGAACCAAATAATGCAGCCAATAAGGCTCTGGTCGACCACAGTAGAATGGACCCAGATGACACATCCTTGTACCTTCAAATGAAACCACCAGATTCAGAAATCGAAAGTACTTCTGCCTCTCAGGATGTGATAGGAATTGAGTATGTCGATTCAATTCCTAGAGGTCTACCTTCAAATGAAAAGCTTCATTCTAGAGGTCTGCCTGATTTAATGGATGTTGACTCATCCAATCGTCTACGAAAATCACCAGTGAGAACGAAGCATGTCACTCTTGTACTTGATTTGGATG AGACTCTTGTCCATTCAACATTGGATCACTGTGACATATCTGATTTCAGCATTCAAGTTTTCTTCAATATGAAAGACCATACAGTTCATGTGACACAAAGGCCCTACCTGAAGATGTTCCTTGAGAAGGTAGCTCAGATGTTTGAGCTTGTCATTTTCACAGCAAGTCAGAGAATCTATGCTGAGCAGATAATAGATAGGCTTGACCCTGATGGGAAATTGATCTCGCAACGAATTTATCGTGAGTCGTGTATATTCTCTGATGGCAGCTATACAAAAGACCTGACAATTCTAGGAGTCCACTTGGCAAAAGTTGCTATAATTGACAATACGCCACAG GTTTTCCAGTTGCAAGTCGATAATGGCATCCCGATAAAGAGCTGGTTTGACGACCCCGCGGACCAGGAACTGGTTGAGTTACTCCCGTTCCTCGAGACCCTTGTTGATGCCGAGGACGTAAGGCCACTAATCTCAAAGACTTTTCATGGCAAAGTCCAGCAGGATTAG
- the LOC123061544 gene encoding probable phosphatase PSR2 isoform X4, translating to MAEVSLLHGESDTSATGLLPVSFLSCGPRSMVPVSVPSSSGLETILTPNPMYSDIQLKDVNYNATAMEESTEFLQLILSGNDEGYNTSSELQVWDVLDFYFSESFSDVQFDSIMGFTSDVSTSSHDYMNIADLVERPVALLSLNETEEPNNAANKALVDHSRMDPDDTSLYLQMKPPDSEIESTSASQDVIGIEYVDSIPRGLPSNEKLHSRGLPDLMDVDSSNRLRKSPVRTKHVTLVLDLDETLVHSTLDHCDISDFSIQVFFNMKDHTVHVTQRPYLKMFLEKVAQMFELVIFTASQRIYAEQIIDRLDPDGKLISQRIYRESCIFSDGSYTKDLTILGVHLAKVAIIDNTPQVFQLQVDNGIPIKSWFDDPADQELVELLPFLETLVDAEDVRPLISKTFHGKVQQD from the exons ATGGCTGAAGTCAGCTTGTTGCATGGTGAATCTGACACATCAGCTACCGGTTTACTGCCAGTGTCATTCTTGTCATGTGGTCCTCGATCTATG GTTCCAGTATCAGTTCCGTCATCATCTGGCCTTGAAACCATCCTAACACCTAATCCAATGTACAGTGATATTCAGTTGAAAGATGTGAACTACAATGCTACAG CAATGGAGGAAAGCACCGAGTTCCTTCAGCTGATTCTTAGTGGCAATGATGAAGGCTACAATACTTCAAGCGAACTACAAGTTTGGGATGTTCTGGACTTCTACTTCTCAGAAAGTTTTTCTGATGTACAATTTGATAGTATAATGGGTTTTACAAGTGATGTCAGTACTTCCTCTCATGATTATATGAATATTGCTGACTTGGTAGAGCGGCCTGTGGCACTCCTGTCTCTCAATGAGACAGAGGAACCAAATAATGCAGCCAATAAGGCTCTGGTCGACCACAGTAGAATGGACCCAGATGACACATCCTTGTACCTTCAAATGAAACCACCAGATTCAGAAATCGAAAGTACTTCTGCCTCTCAGGATGTGATAGGAATTGAGTATGTCGATTCAATTCCTAGAGGTCTACCTTCAAATGAAAAGCTTCATTCTAGAGGTCTGCCTGATTTAATGGATGTTGACTCATCCAATCGTCTACGAAAATCACCAGTGAGAACGAAGCATGTCACTCTTGTACTTGATTTGGATG AGACTCTTGTCCATTCAACATTGGATCACTGTGACATATCTGATTTCAGCATTCAAGTTTTCTTCAATATGAAAGACCATACAGTTCATGTGACACAAAGGCCCTACCTGAAGATGTTCCTTGAGAAGGTAGCTCAGATGTTTGAGCTTGTCATTTTCACAGCAAGTCAGAGAATCTATGCTGAGCAGATAATAGATAGGCTTGACCCTGATGGGAAATTGATCTCGCAACGAATTTATCGTGAGTCGTGTATATTCTCTGATGGCAGCTATACAAAAGACCTGACAATTCTAGGAGTCCACTTGGCAAAAGTTGCTATAATTGACAATACGCCACAG GTTTTCCAGTTGCAAGTCGATAATGGCATCCCGATAAAGAGCTGGTTTGACGACCCCGCGGACCAGGAACTGGTTGAGTTACTCCCGTTCCTCGAGACCCTTGTTGATGCCGAGGACGTAAGGCCACTAATCTCAAAGACTTTTCATGGCAAAGTCCAGCAGGATTAG
- the LOC123061544 gene encoding probable phosphatase PSR2 isoform X1: MNKMLSTDCLGTQEFHTFHKTTEILEDSQSQEIAFHEAALGSTLVGHQNVHSIAAVSAGDIGMAEVSLLHGESDTSATGLLPVSFLSCGPRSMAHIWHCGPVEKVCRSRTPASCKDYQQITTTVPVSVPSSSGLETILTPNPMYSDIQLKDVNYNATAMEESTEFLQLILSGNDEGYNTSSELQVWDVLDFYFSESFSDVQFDSIMGFTSDVSTSSHDYMNIADLVERPVALLSLNETEEPNNAANKALVDHSRMDPDDTSLYLQMKPPDSEIESTSASQDVIGIEYVDSIPRGLPSNEKLHSRGLPDLMDVDSSNRLRKSPVRTKHVTLVLDLDETLVHSTLDHCDISDFSIQVFFNMKDHTVHVTQRPYLKMFLEKVAQMFELVIFTASQRIYAEQIIDRLDPDGKLISQRIYRESCIFSDGSYTKDLTILGVHLAKVAIIDNTPQVFQLQVDNGIPIKSWFDDPADQELVELLPFLETLVDAEDVRPLISKTFHGKVQQD, encoded by the exons ATGAATAAAATGTTAAGCACCGACTGTTTAGGGACGCAGGAGTTTCATACATTCCACAAGACTACTGAAATACTGGAAGACTCGCAATCTCAAGAGATTGCATTCCACGAAGCAGCGCTGGGGTCAACGCTAGTAGGCCATCAAAATG TCCACTCTATTGCCGCAGTATCAGCAGGAGACATTGGAATGGCTGAAGTCAGCTTGTTGCATGGTGAATCTGACACATCAGCTACCGGTTTACTGCCAGTGTCATTCTTGTCATGTGGTCCTCGATCTATG GCTCATATCTGGCATTGTGGTCCTGTTGAAAAAGTATGTCGATCTAGGACCCCTGCCAGTTGTAAGGATTATCAGCAAATTACCACAACG GTTCCAGTATCAGTTCCGTCATCATCTGGCCTTGAAACCATCCTAACACCTAATCCAATGTACAGTGATATTCAGTTGAAAGATGTGAACTACAATGCTACAG CAATGGAGGAAAGCACCGAGTTCCTTCAGCTGATTCTTAGTGGCAATGATGAAGGCTACAATACTTCAAGCGAACTACAAGTTTGGGATGTTCTGGACTTCTACTTCTCAGAAAGTTTTTCTGATGTACAATTTGATAGTATAATGGGTTTTACAAGTGATGTCAGTACTTCCTCTCATGATTATATGAATATTGCTGACTTGGTAGAGCGGCCTGTGGCACTCCTGTCTCTCAATGAGACAGAGGAACCAAATAATGCAGCCAATAAGGCTCTGGTCGACCACAGTAGAATGGACCCAGATGACACATCCTTGTACCTTCAAATGAAACCACCAGATTCAGAAATCGAAAGTACTTCTGCCTCTCAGGATGTGATAGGAATTGAGTATGTCGATTCAATTCCTAGAGGTCTACCTTCAAATGAAAAGCTTCATTCTAGAGGTCTGCCTGATTTAATGGATGTTGACTCATCCAATCGTCTACGAAAATCACCAGTGAGAACGAAGCATGTCACTCTTGTACTTGATTTGGATG AGACTCTTGTCCATTCAACATTGGATCACTGTGACATATCTGATTTCAGCATTCAAGTTTTCTTCAATATGAAAGACCATACAGTTCATGTGACACAAAGGCCCTACCTGAAGATGTTCCTTGAGAAGGTAGCTCAGATGTTTGAGCTTGTCATTTTCACAGCAAGTCAGAGAATCTATGCTGAGCAGATAATAGATAGGCTTGACCCTGATGGGAAATTGATCTCGCAACGAATTTATCGTGAGTCGTGTATATTCTCTGATGGCAGCTATACAAAAGACCTGACAATTCTAGGAGTCCACTTGGCAAAAGTTGCTATAATTGACAATACGCCACAG GTTTTCCAGTTGCAAGTCGATAATGGCATCCCGATAAAGAGCTGGTTTGACGACCCCGCGGACCAGGAACTGGTTGAGTTACTCCCGTTCCTCGAGACCCTTGTTGATGCCGAGGACGTAAGGCCACTAATCTCAAAGACTTTTCATGGCAAAGTCCAGCAGGATTAG
- the LOC123061543 gene encoding mitogen-activated protein kinase 10, with protein sequence MQQDQRKKSSAEAEFFTEYGDASRYKIQEIVGKGSYGVVCSAIDVHTGEKVAIKKIHDIFEHISDAARILREIKLLRLLRHPDIVEIKHIMLPPSRRDFKDIYVVFELMESDLHQVIKANDDLTKEHYQFFLYQLLRALKYIHTANVYHRDLKPKNILANSNCKLKICDFGLARVAFNDTPTTIFWTDYVATRWYRAPELCGSFFSKYTPAIDVWSIGCIFAEVLTGKPLFPGKNVVHQLDLMTDLLGTPSMDTISRVRNEKARRYLSSMRKKELISFSHKFPNADPLALDLLQRLLAFDPKDRPTAEEALSHPYFKGLAKVEREPSCQPITKMEFEFERRRVTKEDIRELIFREILEYHPQLLKDYTNGTERTTFLYPSAVDQFRKQFAHLEENSENGPVVPMDRKHTSLPRSTIVHSAPIHGKEQPRIGPSRDKPSPDESYKNHRDSEKYSGNVQRTSQAPQRVPTARPGRVVGPVLPYENGGMKDTYDPRRVAAMSSGYPPQQQIPQIYGYYQTPAKSACSEPSQAEMYTLHQQAYACANSSTVPDVALDMRAPPFHQSAGPKRGSSDRLSAESNLYSRSLNGMAPTTTGVAASAHRKVGVVPYGMSQMY encoded by the exons ATGCAGCAGGATCAGCGCAAGAAG AGTTCCGCAGAGGCAGAGTTTTTTACGGAGTACGGCGACGCAAGTCGATACAAGATTCAGGAAATCGTTGGAAAGGGCAGCTACGGTGTCGTGTGCTCCGCAATAGATGTCCACACCGGAGAGAAAGTGGCGATAAAAAAGATACATGATATCTTTGAGCACATATCTGATGCTGCACGGATTCTCCGTGAGATCAAGCTTCTGAGGCTCTTAAGACATCCTGACATTGTTGAGATCAAGCATATTATGTTACCTCCATCGAGACGAGACTTCAAAGATATTTATGTCGTTTTTGAGCTCATGGAGTCTGATCTCCACCAGGTTATAAAGGCTAATGATGACTTGACAAAGGAGCATTACCAATTCTTTCTTTACCAATTACTCCGGGCTCTGAAGTACATTCACACTG CTAATGTTTATCACCGGGACCTAAAGCCAAAGAATATATTGGCAAATTCCAACTGCAAACTGAAGATTTGTGATTTTGGATTGGCACGAGTTGCATTCAACGATACCCCTACAACAATCTTTTGGACG GATTATGTTGCGACAAGATGGTATAGAGCTCCAGAGCTCTGTGGTTCCTTCTTTTCAAAG TATACACCCGCCATTGATGTCTGGAGCATCGGGTGCATCTTTGCTGAGGTCTTGACAGGAAAACCTTTGTTTCCTGGTAAAAATGTTGTACATCAGTTAGATTTGATGACTGATCTTTTGGGCACACCATCTATGGATACAATCTCTCGG GTCCGGAATGAGAAAGCAAGGAGGTATCTGAGCAGCATGAGAAAGAAAGAGCTGATTTCATTTTCGCATAAATTTCCCAATGCAGATCCTTTGGCCTTAGACCTGTTGCAAAGGCTTTTAGCGTTTGATCCAAAGGACCGCCCAACTGCTGAAGAG GCATTGTCTCATCCGTACTTTAAAGGGCTTGCCAAGGTTGAGAGAGAACCATCCTGCCAACCAATCACAAAAATGGAGTTTGAGTTTGAGCGTAGAAGAGTGACAAAAGAAGACATAAGGGAGCTTATATTTCGTGAGATATTGGAATACCATCCACAATTGCTCAAAGACTACACCAATGGCACTGAAAGGACAACCTTTCTATACCCAAG TGCTGTTGATCAATTTAGGAagcagtttgctcatcttgaagaAAATAGTGAGAATGGCCCTGTAGTTCCAATGGATAGAAAGCACACCTCTCTTCCTAG GTCTACTATTGTTCACTCAGCTCCAATTCATGGAAAGGAACAACCCCGTATTGGCCCATCAAGGGATAAGCCTTCGCCTGACGAGTCTTATAAAAATCATCGAGATTCAGAAAAATATTCTGGCAATGTCCAGAGAACCTCACAGGCTCCACAAAGAGTGCCAACAG CAAGACCAGGAAGGGTTGTTGGTCCAGTTCTGCCTTACGAAAATGGTGGCATGAAGGATACATATGACCCACGAAGAGTGGCAGCAATGAGCTCAGGTTATCCTCCCCAACAGCAAATCCCGCAAATATACGGTTATTATCAGACACCGGCAAAGTCAGCTTGCTCTGAGCCATCGCAGGCCGAAATGTATACGCTGCACCAGCAGGCCTATGCTTGCGCAAACAGTTCAACTGTGCCTGATGTTGCTCTGGACATGAGAGCACCTCCGTTCCATCAATCAGCAGGGCCGAAAAGGGGTTCTTCTGATAGGCTATCAGCGGAATCAAACCTATACTCGAGATCCCTTAATGGCATGGCTCCAACTACAACAGGAGTGGCGGCAAGTGCTCACAGGAAGGTCGGCGTTGTTCCCTACGGTATGTCGCAGATGTATTAG